From Plectropomus leopardus isolate mb chromosome 17, YSFRI_Pleo_2.0, whole genome shotgun sequence, a single genomic window includes:
- the LOC121957088 gene encoding dexamethasone-induced Ras-related protein 1-like, with protein sequence MIKKMTPSENEFDIPAKNCHRMVILGSTKVGKTAIISRFLNERVDDQYTPTIEDFHRKLYSIRGDVYQLDILDTSGNHPFPAMRRLSILTGDMFILVFSLDNRDSFQEVQRLKRQIYETKSCLRNKTKENGNIPLVICGNKCDRDFYREVQEEEIEQLVGGEEHCAYFEISAKKNTNVDQMFQTLFTMAKLPDEMSPDRHCKVSLQYCEVLHRKSFRNKKCKDGNAYGIVAPFARRPSVHSDLMYIKEKAVGGSQAKERGCIIC encoded by the exons ATGATTAAGAAAATGACACCATCCGAGAATGAGTTCGACATTCCGGCCAAGAATTGCCACAGGATGGTGATTCTGGGCTCCACTAAAGTTGGGAAGACAGCCATCATCTCTCGGTTTCTGAACGAGAGAGTCGACGACCAATACACACCCACTATTGAGGACTTCCATAGGAAACTCTACAGCATCAGGGGGGACGTTTACCAGCTGGACATTTTGGACACATCTGGAAATCATCCCTTCCCTGCAATGAGGAGGCTTTCAATTCTTACCG GTGATATGTTCATCTTGGTATTCAGCCTGGACAACAGAGACTCCTTCCAGGAGGTGCAGCGCCTGAAGCGTCAAATTTACGAGACCAAGTCCTGCCTGCGAAACAAAACCAAGGAGAACGGGAACATCCCGCTGGTCATCTGCGGCAACAAGTGTGACAGAGACTTTTACCGcgaggtgcaggaggaggagatcgAGCAGCTAGTTGGTGGAGAGGAGCACTGCGCTTACTTTGAAATCtcagcaaagaaaaacaccaacGTGGACCAAATGTTTCAGACTCTCTTTACCATGGCCAAGCTGCCCGACGAAATGAGCCCCGACCGGCACTGCAAAGTCTCCCTGCAGTACTGCGAGGTTCTTCACAGAAAGTCCTTCAGAAACAAGAAGTGCAAAGACGGGAACGCCTATGGGATTGTGGCTCCGTTTGCGCGAAGACCCAGCGTACACAGTGACTTAATGTACATAAAGGAGAAAGCTGTAGGAGGCAGCCAGGCCAAAGAGAGAGGCTGTATCATATGCTGA